AAACCGGACCTGGTTCTTCTCGACCTGTACATGAAGGAGATGAAAGGTGATGAATGTTGCAGGCTCATCAAGGAAGATGAAGCTATTGCGCATATTCCGGTCATCATGGTTACCAGCGCCTCTCATCTCGGTGACAGATCAAGGGCCGTCGCCGCAGGTTGTGATGATTACCTTGCAAAGCCGGTAAGCAAGGCAGATCTGCTTAGAAAAGTAAAAAAATAC
This DNA window, taken from Deltaproteobacteria bacterium, encodes the following:
- a CDS encoding response regulator — its product is MKKILIVDDSSFFIEIEKAFLQRTDCIILSAHNGQEALEVAQKEKPDLVLLDLYMKEMKGDECCRLIKEDEAIAHIPVIMVTSASHLGDRSRAVAAGCDDYLAKPVSKADLLRKVKKY